Below is a window of Littorina saxatilis isolate snail1 linkage group LG2, US_GU_Lsax_2.0, whole genome shotgun sequence DNA.
atatttcaacacgtgctctcagcgcgcagcgctgaaccgattttggtttttgtgttcatttcaccattataagtaactcttccttatcttctcatcttctccaggttttcagcgtttacctcccttccttcgtatggtgcactatactatgagtggggcatcttcggatattcccggcgttctgttactatttttagaaggtcaccgcagtgtccagaacgtaaattggacccgtaaattatcctcactgtaaaagtgcaaaggtcgaatcaatttatagccacgcgaaaaatacactgtcatctatctctctatagatacggcttctctgtgtttgtgtgtgtgtgtgtgtgtgtgtgtgtgtgtgtgtgtgtgtgtctctctatgtgagcaacacctggggattgttcagttctgtttgtgatgtggtctggcgacttttgtgtatttgtatgtactggccttcctttgagaagccataacagttcaaaagggcttacagataagctctaaattgctcaatcctgtttgagtggagttcgcctccaaaggtgattaacacggttacattcgtcgacaaggatgggactcgatatggtcaggaatggcattatggccactgaatcattttcgtgctgttcccattccacgaatctgggagggacctaagcttggcgggtccattgttcggacccggcgaagccggcgtacggctctaagtacttcttcccggcgaagccggctacccggcgaagcgggtattcattctagtatataatATATGTGTGTACGTTAAACAATTGTTCCTTTTTGCTTAATTCAGCTCAACAATTTGAgtatctcttttttttcttttctttttcaataaataactacaattaacaatatttcatacaatgaattaaatacaacttatcgagtacaacaagctaactcttttaacgttttgttcttcgaccactcacacaaaaatgcttcttatttgtaactgcctattaaagaGTTTCTCTTTGTAATGCACTGACAACGATATGTATGTAATTTTAAAATCCAGTTTAGGCAGTTGAAATGTTAGTGCAACGGGTTTTAATGTGACGGTGCTAGGAACGAATTCAACTGAACCAAGACAGATTCATTTTTGTTGGTGAGTTAAAACGTAATGGTTTAGCAACGACCATTGTGCGCTGGAGATCCGTTCCGATCCACATGCACACGTCTCACCAGACGTTTTCACCCCACTAAACGTTTACACCTTAAACTTGGTTTACCAACGATCATGTGCGCTGGAGATCTGTTCTGATCCACATATGCGCATGCACACGTCTCACGAGACGTTTACACCTTAAACTTCAATCAGATTTTcgctgtgttttgttttgatgttttcTGCTAGGCAACTATTGCCGAGGTTGTTATAACCCCtgccaggggcggacgaggggggggggggggtgcacagggtccagcaaaaacaaaacaaaaatttggaaagctgattctatgaccatttattagttcaaatggcaccagatggcaccattttgcttctttgggccaaacattttccgggggagcatgcccccggacccccctagcaaattcgggcgcttcgcgcccatcacattcactttcgattgaAAATGCACCCctccttacaaagcaactgatccgcccctgcctgCATGTGCATTCGGCAAAGAAAAACTCACATCTCGTTACTTGAAAGGAGCACATATGTCTATTAGTCTTGGGATCTCATTAGCTGATGTTTTCTGATTATGTAAAAGCCGTTCGCTTCTTGGTTGTAGATTGTGAATTTGGAGACAAGGCTTCGTGGTGTGCCCCGTCTCAGTACCCCTACGTGTGTAACCGGAACTCCAATGTGTGCTGTGCTAGTTGCCTCCCTTACTTCAATGCCTCGCGTACTGGTAAACATGGTGTACTAGTTTCTGACAGTGGGTCAATAAACGCTTTCTTGTACTATTAATTACTTTGTTCCTCAAAGCCACCTAAATCATACTAATCGAACATGTTATTTACGAAATTAAGAGTGTTGGGGACTATCCAATATTGCATCATTTTGAATCATTCTTATATCTTCTTCAATAATTCGTATACCTGAAATCAACCAAAAGCAAAGAACACAAATGAAACGTACGAGAGTTTCCCCCTGTGTCCTTTTGATTGTTGGCTTGACTTTTCCTTGCAtgatcggtgtgtgtgtgtgtgtgtgtgtgtgtgtgtgtgtgtgtgtgtgtgtgtgtgtgtgtgtgtgcgtgtgtatgcgtgcgtgcgtgcgcgcgcgcgcgcgtgtgtttgtgtgtgtgtgtgtgtgtgtgtgttttaagagTGTGCTGGGGTGagatgcacgaagcgaaacCGGGTGCCACCCAAATTGGTGGTACGCAGCTGGTGGATCGGATtagttgaaattgagatttgttgtaatttcaaccaatcagaaccCGTGGCTCTTTCCCATCCGGTTGGatggcacccagtttcgcttcgtgcacttCAGCCCTCGAACTGCATTTAAAGGAATGGCCCGGACGAGTTCTGTATAATTCCTTTAACCAAATATAAAAGCTTCGtctgttgtttttttgggttgttttgttgttgttttttgttttgttttttacttttGTGGCGTATCATTCCCTCTCCTCCTAGGCATTATCTCCTTGTTCGTGTATTTACAGGTTGTGAGTACGGCGACAAGGCTACCTGGTGCGCCACCGCGGACTACCCTCACACGTGTGCGCTGAACGACGAAGCATGCTGTGAAAGCTGCCAGCAATTCTTCAACGCTTCGAGAAGAGGTGTGACTCTCACATTAAATTTCTTGACAAAAACCACAACAaaacgagagaaaaaacaacatacGCACACAAATAATCAGCTACCTTCAACTCCCCCAAGATGTTCCTTGCTCAGTCTGAATGATTATGGGCGTCTCGCTTATAAATAAACTCTACTACCGCAATCCCATGAAGTGATCAACAAAATACGCTCAGAAAAGTGTGTAATATTCATCCAATTAGAATCACATGCTGCCAAGGAATTCAAGTCAATGGTTTATTTCAATAACCCCTAAGGGGTGGTTACAGGACAAATAATTGCGATCATGGATGCCACAAGTCTTCATAAAAGATAACAAAAAGGAATTAATTTAAAGGCCATTTAGTAAACGTATTTTTTTGTAATGAAATCAGTTagatatctaaaaaaaaatattaaaaaaaacaacaacagaatgcCTTGCTGTCACTGAGCGACTAATCCATCACCCAACTCACCAGTCGCTGTTCGTGTTTTCAGGCTGTGAGTACGGCGACAAAGCCGCATGGTGCGCCACCGCGGACCCCAGCGTGTGTTACAGAAATGAAGTGTGCTGTAAATCGTGCGCTGAGCATTACAATCCTTCTGCTGTCggtaatggtacatgacatcaTTAACATTAGTGAAGCAAGACCGCGTAAATGATATGTCAAAAGAAAATATATAACCGTCATTCGTGCATTATCATTGTCGGCTCGTgattatttattttaaaagcTCTTGATAATGTCATACCATCATACACCTGAGGATGTGTTTACTAAACTAAAGGGGGgagtttacgtcctcacagaaactAATGTGTTTACAACTACATTAGGAGTTTATATAGGGTACGATATTTCAGTTGACCGGGTCCGGTcgtgcaatttgaaacagacTCATGTTGGTAAAGGTATAATTACTCAAATTATCAAGAATTATAAGTGATCACGTGTCAAGAATGATAACGTGTAAACGTCTATTATACATTCTCTTTTGACATATAGTGTGGACGGTTTTGCTTCACTTATGTTAATAACATCTTCTAAAAGTACCATTAAGCCATATTGGTGAAATGTCAATATCCACAAAATTAACATTTCAATTCCAAGGCTTTATGTAAAACTTCTCACAAAAGCTTCGTAAGAGAAACTATTTGAATGAAGCACGAGCTATTGGATTAGACAGCCAGCTTAGACAAATGTGAAACACATACATGATATGAAAGTACAATAATCGTCTAATGTATTCATAGTTGTTTTACTGCAATATCATAGTTGTCTTCGGGACTTTATCAGGTAACTGTATTTACAGGAGACATCTAAAATCGTATTCCTGAAATTAAAAGGTTGTGAATATGGCGACAAGGCGACGTGGTGCGCCACAACGGACTACCCTTCCGTGTGTCATCTCAGTGCGGACGTGTGTTGCGAAAGCTGCCAACGTTTCTACAACGAATCCAGGATAGGTAAAAACCATGAGCTCTCATTTATAATGTAACGTTGAAGCGTATGTGTTTTGTAAGCAAGGGGTGCTACTGctgcagctgctgctgctgctgctgctgctgctgctgctgctgatgatgatgatgatgatgatgatgatgatgatgataaggaggaagaggaggatgaCGACGACTACGATGATGATCATTGCGACGACAACGATTATGCTGCTGATCTTGCTGctcttgatgatgatgatgatgatgatgatgatgatgatgatatgaaATTATGCAATCGAGTATCTAAATACCATCATAATTGTTTCCATTCTTCTCCTATTCTTTTTCCTCCACGATATATGTTCTGTTCTTTGGCAGGTCGTGAATACACCCACAATGCGTCATTGAGTGATGACGTCACCGACGACAACAAATTGTGTCCTGTGAGCTCTGACGTGTACAGTACGTCGTGCTCGAGAAAAGATCAGAAGGTAGTTGTGACGTACGTAGCTGTGACGTGGTGAATAAAATTAAGCTCTTGAGCTATGTAAATGGTGTCAGGCGAATGGTGTCATTTGAGAAAGTCTGATTCAGCCCTGGAAGTCTTTATTCGCCCAAACTGGGTTTCCTATAGATTATGCGGACCGTTTTGATTTAGTGTGCCAGATCGTTTGCAGATGGACTCTGATATAATGGGTAAACGACTTGAATGAAATTATTTACTTCTTCTATTTTAACAATTTCCTTGCTCTGAAGTGGTAACGCCACATTGGTAGCAaacgaaaaaaacaagcaaacaagttAACAAACgattgaacaaataaacttactTACTGAGttactgactgactaactgactggctaactgactgactgactgactgactgactgactgacagtcTCCCTGACTCACTGACTGACTCACTGATGACTGACTCACTCATGTTCtaccaagcaaacaaacaaacaaacaaacaaacaaacaaactgatatTTTTGTAAACATAAATCGTCTACAACTCGTATGTTACAGGATGATCCTTCTGAAAAAAGAAGAGAGCGAGAGTCAAGAGGAATGGACACCGTAATTAAAGATAAGGAGGAACTGTGATATCAACCCGTGCGGATTTGTAGCTAGGACAATGGGGGGATAGAtaggtgtgggggagggggtggtaggGGGAAGGCAGTTGGGGAGGGATCGTTGCATTTGGAGGTGTACATCAATGTGTAAAAGCTCGTGCGTGTATGTTGCCatatgagagtgtgtgtgtgtgtgtgtgtgtgtgtgtgtgtgtgtgtgtgagtgtgtgtgtgtgtgtgtgtgtgtgtgtgtgtgtgtgtgtgtgtgtgtgagaggaaaTAACATAACGATTTGTATCTAACAGATTGGTCTTGTATTTGTATTGTGGCAATCTCAGGAAAATGGTGGAGAGGGAGTGTGCCCTATAATCAGGCTAAAGAGCACACTCCTTCCTGTCTTAACTCTTCGTCCCACCGTCTAAGATCTGGCGAGGCTTTTACAGTAGATTGTATTGTTCTTGTTTGATCTTTTTGTATTGGTTGTCATATTTATccaactgttgttgttgttgttgttgttgttgttgctattgtttttgttgtttttgttgttgttgtttctgaaaACGAACATGACTCAATCAAAATAGTGAATAAAGTTcattcttctacttcttctccttcttcttcttcgttcatgggcttagactcccacgttcactcatgttttcagcacgagtggatttttacgtgtatgaccgtttttaccccgcccttcaggcagccatacgccgatttcgggggaattCTTCTACTTCAAACTCCCTACGTTCAGACTACATCTGAGTGACAATGCCACATATTTTTCCAGTCTCTCAAACATTACCGACAAAGTCAGTCCATACAACAAGACGATCACAATAACGAAGAAATAAATATATTAGAGGATTCTACATTCTACTATTAAATGTTTTAGATACAACCTCCCGGTAAACTTGTAAACTTTCACATTTGTGAATTTTTTTGAATTTCGTTACGACAATGATTCCGATTTCGCTTTGACCCAATCGAGAAAGCTGACAACTTTTGTGTAGACTCCAGGCATCTGTCTTTCTCCGCAACCCTTTCCCCAGCTGGATATTCCTGCAAACACAGGTCAGATTTATTACAGAATGACCACTATATGCAACACACAATCTTATCCCAATCGGTCCAGGGCAATGCAGAATTAATCGTGTCGTTTTCAGTTACATTGGGTGGGTTTTCGGTTATATCTCCTGAAAATCGTAAgtgtatcctacatacgtgagagagactaCCCACTACATGACTAAACCATGCACTctcacgtgtgtatatcatgtaaatgaggtcgtgtcaaactagaaTTTTGAGAACGTACATGTCACGCTATGATTTCTAGAGTGACGTTTTTatcacgaggctttggaagagatcgaggttccataaGATGCAACTTCAATTTGGGCGcttcgactgcgggacgtttgtAGCAAAAGACACGCAAGTACAGTATATAGTATAAACAGAATactgcatggcttgctgtgtcatatcaTATCTACACTGGTTGATTTTTCAAATATTAAAAAGCTCGCTTacgctcgcatttcaatatggttagtagagcactggacttgtgatcgaaaggtcgcaggttcgaattcgggccgggacggacacgggtcaactttatttacagagacggaagccatgtcccacccccgtgtcatcacaatggcacgtaaaagaccttggtcattctgccataagtgcaggtggctgaatacacctaaacacgcagacacctgggtagcgcgactccgttgctgctagctttccactgggaggaagcgacccgaatttcccagcgatgggacaataaagtaatgaaaatgaaaaaatgaaatgaaaaatgaaggaaaaaaatgatattcaaaacaaaaaaatcgtgtaaatctaaaatgacacagcaagccatgttgtAGCCTATTATTTATGTAAACAGCAGCTTTGTTTGCTATCAGTAATTTCAGTCAAACGGTTCATTGTCCTTTCTTCGCCCAGAAATGCCTATATGAGTATTTAATTTGGCACACAGGTAGGAGTGAGAAAGATAagtaaatgaaaaaaacttgtcACTGCGGAAAAGTGCAGGCACAAAAGCCGTACACTTGTATTACACCTataaagaaacaaaattccacatATCTGTGATGCATGTAAAGAATAAGAATTAAAAGTGCAACATACCATATATATAATATTTCTGATCACCGGATTGTTTACAGACAAGTGCACCGCCACTGTCACCCTATTGAACACACAAAATAATCATGGAAAGTAATGTTTAGGCATCGATGTAtattaacacacaaaaatattacaAACTCGCAACAAAGATTTCTGATCTTTAAAACacgaaattaaaacaagaagacCACTGTTTTCAAAAGCCAACAGAAACCACATGACCTCGAGAAAATTCGTCAAAATatagaaagaagtaaagaaattacaaaacgAAGGAAGCTatgaaggagggaaagaaagacaaaagcatcaaagataaaaaaaaacagttTCATGTCTGGAAAAGAGTTAATTTCTCGATCCTATTCAACGACAATATCCTTAAACAAAATACTGCAACAAACGTGCAATGCAGATTTGCAACCAAACTCTTAAAAAGACAATAAGGAACCTTGTGCATGTGGAAACAAATCGccaaaaacacagaaagaaagacagaaagaaagaaacaaagagaaaaagaaagaaagaaagagaagcaaTACACACAGGCAGAAAcaacacgcatacacgcacgcactcacgcacacaaacaaacacacacacgcacacacatacacacccacacacattgacacacacacacacccacacacattgacacacacacactggcacacacatacacacacaaacacactggcacacacacacacacacacacacacacacacacacacacacacacacacacacacacacgtgtgtcaCCCAATGATTGAGTGCAAGAAAAGATAAAGAACTGGTCGCAAAACTAACCGAGCATGCGTCGGCTCCACCATTCGCGTATCCCGCACATATGCTGACGTCACGGACAGTGACGTAATCTGCTCCCAGCCAGTCAGATTGAGCACATAGAGAATCGTTCACTAAAGGCACCTGCATGCAGTTTAATTTTCTATCTCTGCCGGCTGGAATACCTGAGAAAAGTCAAAGAACAATTTCCAAGGTAAGACATTTATTCATTAGAATAGAGAGCACATGTTTGTGTACAGTCTGATAAGCAAATCATTGCAACAATAGAGAAAATTACTCTTTTCGGTTAGAAATTCCTTCGTTAGAAAAgaacatgcaaacaaacaaacaaacaaacaaacaaacaaacacacaaagcaaagcaaagcaaagcaaaataaaacaataagtaaacaaacaaattaaaaataaacaaaccagcAGACAAACAAGATGATAAACaaatagtttaaaaaaaacaagtcgcgtaaggcgaaaatacaatatttagtcaagtagctgtcgaactcacagaatgaaactgaacgcaatgcaatttttcagcaagaccgtcagtccaccgttcaggcagtgagattgacaagaagagcggtttagtagttgcgctgagaaggatagcacgcttttctatgcctctcttcgttttaactttctgagcgtgtttttaatccaaacatatcatatctatatgtttttggaatcaggaaccgacaaggaataagatgaaagtgtttttaaattgatttggaaaatttaattttgataataatttttatatttttaattttcagagcttgtttttaattcaaatataacatatttatatgtttttggaatcagcaaataatggagaataagataaacgtaaatttggatcgttttataattttttatttttttttacaattttcagatttttaatgaccaaagtcattaattaatttttaagccatcacgctgaaatgcaataccgaagtccgggcttcgtcgaagactacttgaccaaaatttcaaccaatttggttgaaaaatgagagcgtgacagtgccgcctcaactttcacgaaaagccggatatgacgtcatcaaagacatttatcgaaaaaaggagaaaaacttgactaaatataattagggCAACGCTAGAAATCAGCCATTTAACCATTTTCATCTAACCTTGCGTGTCTCCATAGCCAGCAAAGACACACACGTCCCCAGGACTCATCTGGAAGCTGGCGCCAGGAAGACAGATGGGTTTCGCCACGCTGTTGAAGGTGAAGCTGGTGGTGGTTTTCAGCAGGGCGATGTCGTTTTTCATCGTAGTGCTGTCGTAGTCCTCGTGGATGACGATGTCGGACACGTGGTACATCTTCTGCTGGAGGTTCCAGCCGTCCATGTCGTCGACGCCCGTAAGCAGGTACATCTCGTTCTTGCTCAGGCTGTGAGGCGTTTGGCCAAACAGAAAGCGAAATGGAAAGGGAGAAAATCACATCTGACACGCATTGTTTTGATTACTG
It encodes the following:
- the LOC138958516 gene encoding brain-specific serine protease 4-like, translated to MEWCGVLLVVLLWGSTSSRTVDRRFLTQATEPRTVQCGTPSEPIGTSTSTSRKRVAGGNATTTASFPWTVMVKKYGHSDVRCGAAILSHRLVLTAAHCFDNLSKNEMYLLTGVDDMDGWNLQQKMYHVSDIVIHEDYDSTTMKNDIALLKTTTSFTFNSVAKPICLPGASFQMSPGDVCVFAGYGDTQGIPAGRDRKLNCMQVPLVNDSLCAQSDWLGADYVTVRDVSICAGYANGGADACSGDSGGALVCKQSGDQKYYIYGISSWGKGCGERQMPGVYTKVVSFLDWVKAKSESLS